A single Vigna radiata var. radiata cultivar VC1973A chromosome 8, Vradiata_ver6, whole genome shotgun sequence DNA region contains:
- the LOC106769670 gene encoding pentatricopeptide repeat-containing protein At1g52640, mitochondrial produces the protein MAFQSFFSKYKTSPSFFCTLVQHKPNYHIHSFPNPQVLGPSLPDLVNEISRVLSDHRYPHHDLELSLKPFSPQISTNLVEQVLKRCKNLGFSAHRFFLWAKSIPGFQHNDVSFHILVEILGSCKQFAILWDFLIEMRDSRSYVINGEIFWLIFKAYSRANLPDGAIRSFNRMDEFGVMPTVHDLDKLLYFLCKRKHLQQAQQFFDKAKNRFSLSAKTYSILISGWGEIGDSDKARELFEAMLEQGCPVDLLAYNNLLGALCKGGCVDEAKNVFHNMLSKRVEPDAFTYSIFIHSYCSANDVQSAFRVLDKMRRYNLLPNVFTYNCIIKRLCKNELVEEAYQLLDEMISRGVKPDIWSYNAIQAYHCDHCEVNRALRLMFRMEKDKCLPDRHTYNMVLKLLIRIGRFDKVAEVWENMVDKNFFPSVSTYSVLIHGFCKKKGKLEEACKYFEMMIDEGIPPYITTVELLRNRLLGLGLLDHIEILVDKMRQSTSHAIQELANIMIGNRAAHNTLRRDETDIESD, from the coding sequence ATGGCTTTTCAGtcatttttttcaaagtatAAAACCTCACCCTCTTTCTTTTGCACCCTTGTCCAACACAAACCCAATTACCACATTCATTCTTTCCCAAACCCTCAAGTCTTAGGGCCATCATTACCAGACCTTGTCAATGAGATATCCCGAGTACTCAGTGACCACCGATACCCTCACCATGATCTAGAACTCTCTCTCAAGCCATTTTCACCACAAATATCCACTAATTTGGTCGAACAGGTCTTGAAAAGGTGCAAGAATCTCGGCTTCTCAGCCCATAGATTCTTTCTTTGGGCTAAATCAATTCCAGGTTTTCAGCACAATGATGTGAGCTTCCACATTTTGGTTGAAATCTTAGGAAGTTGCAAACAGTTTGCCATACTATGGGATTTTCTCATAGAAATGAGAGACTCTCGTTCATATGTAATCAACGGTGAGATTTTCTGGCTCATCTTCAAGGCATATAGCCGGGCTAATTTACCAGATGGTGCAATTCGGTCTTTCAATAGAATGGATGAGTTTGGAGTTATGCCAACTGTTCATGATTTGGATAAGTTGTTGTACTTTTTATGCAAAAGGAAGCATCTCCAGCAGGctcaacaattttttgacaaagcTAAGAATCGTTTCTCGTTATCTGCTAAAACTTACAGCATTTTGATAAGTGGATGGGGTGAGATTGGTGATTCAGATAAAGCCCGTGAGCTGTTTGAAGCAATGCTTGAACAAGGATGTCCAGTGGATTTGCTTGCGTATAACAATTTGTTGGGCGCTCTTTGCAAAGGTGGTTGTGTGGATGAAGCTAAGAATGTTTTTCACAATATGTTGTCGAAAAGAGTTGAGCCAGATGCTTTTacttattcaatatttattcaTTCGTATTGCAGTGCAAATGATGTGCAATCAGCTTTCAGGGTTCTTGATAAAATGAGAAGGTACAACCTTTTGCCTAACGTTTTTACATACAATTGTATTATAAAACGACTCTGTAAGAATGAACTTGTGGAAGAAGCTTATCAATTGTTGGATGAAATGATTTCAAGAGGAGTTAAACCAGACATTTGGAGCTATAATGCAATACAAGCTTACCATTGTGATCATTGTGAGGTCAATAGGGCCCTGAGGTTAATGTTTAGAATGGAAAAAGATAAATGTCTTCCTGATCGCCATACATATAACATGGTCCTCAAATTGTTGATCAGGATAGGAAGGTTTGATAAGGTAGCTGAAGTTTGGGAGAACATGGTGGACAAAAATTTTTTTCCATCTGTCTCAACATATTCTGTCTTGATTCATGGTTTTtgtaagaagaaaggaaaactAGAGGAGGCATGTAAGTATTTTGAAATGATGATTGATGAAGGAATACCACCTTATATTACTACTGTTGAGCTACTGAGGAATCGACTCTTGGGTTTAGGGCTTTTAGACCACATTGAAATACTGGTTGATAAAATGAGGCAGAGCACTTCCCATGCAATTCAAGAATTGGCAAATATTATGATTGGTAATAGAGCAGCTCATAATACTTTGAGACGTGATGAGACAGACATAGAAAGTGACTGA